Proteins encoded together in one Microplitis mediator isolate UGA2020A chromosome 7, iyMicMedi2.1, whole genome shotgun sequence window:
- the LOC130671973 gene encoding progestin and adipoQ receptor family member 4 — translation MRLKKSISAVLNNNHNQPPPAPAAAAPPPHRPLARSSGSDLSTLLSGHPRNADVRTELAGEVTELIAANFVANNELDYNKLSAITASTDDHDNINDKADVSCTKTYDDKDNWCLQTWSDMPSHLQFNPHIRTGYRQITNLKGCLRSLFYIHNETVNTFTHGLAVLHILLTIPDLLPWWEKGVFFGFISWCHLIGAVSPWIGSFIYHLFMNLDYGEKFYKGLLKLDMLGIWVCQSIGALPMIATSVHCLTPILWYSTMLLYVFLSIWGLFKAMRAKSPWERRLCFAPPFMMRMIFLTLRCFHLTGGDPDNLTHIVLQDLVAVIGGAIGALRIPEKWLPGQVDFIFNSHNIMHVIVVCAVWSMHTATIRDIKWMMIPNVCLESSNSSPAFVHNEL, via the exons atgaggctcaaaaaatcgattagc gcagtattgaataataatcaCAATCAACCACCACCAGcaccagcagcagcagcaccACCACCTCACCGACCGCTGGCCCGATCATCGGGATCC GATTTGAGCACATTGTTGTCTGGGCATCCGCGCAATGCGGACGTGCGTACAGAACTGGCGGGAGAGGTGACCGAGTTAATAGCTGCGAATTTCGTGGCAAATAACGAATTGgattataataaattgtcaGCAATCACGGCCAGCACCGATGATCATGATAATATTAATGACAAGGCTGATGTAAGCTGCACTAAAACCTACGATGACAAAGATAACTGGTGTCTTCAGACCTGGAGTGACATGCCAAGTCACTTGCAATTCAACCCACACATTCGCACTGGCTACAGACAAATCACAAACTTAAAAGGATGCTTGAGAAGTCTGTTTTATATTCACAATGAAACTGTCAATACCTTCACACACg GTCTAGCTGTCTTACATATCTTGCTAACGATTCCTGACTTATTACCATGGTGGGAAAAAGGTGTCTTCTTTGGTTTCATTTCCTGGTGTCATCTTATTGGTGCTGTGAGTCCATGGATCGGGTCATTTATATATCACTTGTTTATGAATCTTGACTatggagaaaaattttacaaggGATTACTGAAACTTGACATGCTTGGAATTTGGGTTTGTCAGAGTATTG GCGCATTACCAATGATTGCAACATCAGTGCACTGTCTTACGCCGATACTTTGGTATTCAACGATGCTGCTGTATGTCTTCCTTAGTATCTGGGGATTATTTAAG GCAATGAGGGCCAAGTCACCGTGGGAGAGAAGACTCTGCTTCGCGCCTCCGTTCATGATGagaatgatttttttgacaCTTAGATGCTTCCATTTGACTGGCGGTGATCCTGATAATTTAACACATATCGTACTGCAA gATCTCGTTGCTGTGATTGGCGGAGCAATAGGCGCACTAAGAATTCCCGAAAAATGGTTACCAGGTCaagttgattttatttttaattcccaCAATATCATGCATGTAATTGTCGTCTGTGCCGTTTGGTCGATGCACACAGCGACAATTCGTGACATCAAGTGGATGATGATTCCTAATGTTTGTCTAGAATCTTCAAATTCTTCTCCAGCTTTCGTTCataatgaattataa
- the LOC130672045 gene encoding F-box only protein 9 produces the protein MNQQGDEGADEGESSSSSSPSVQDALANFREQWQRELKISPKKEVPSHSAKSSIDHELSTEDRAKDLFLKGIEYERNGELYDAIKFYKRAVSLVPDIEFRLYESMKPKIKEKVDSSEEKQKIIVDSGDAYDNDEVDVSEDGALVAKLSRIVNRNQWVCFPRFEQSMTHMSALPLEIILYILRWVVSSELDMRSLEMFSRVCRGFFISARDPELWRLACVRVWGVNCGQYEPRYRSWRDMYLKRPRLRFHGCYISKTTYIRQGENSFQDEFYRPWHLVEYFRYIRFFPEGRVLMLTSTDDAQSCVNALKYRNPRNLSVLVGHYRLHDNRVTLVMKKQEIKSNISNNYKKKKREVVHDSGEQTFHLELEIQSFHKKNNWQLPWICYNIFTQYKNGQQATACLNVYNRYPPLRFSRVKSYTQESELPLQ, from the exons atg AACCAACAAGGTGATGAAGGTGCTGATGAAGGTGAAtcttcttcttcctcttctCCAAGTGTCCAAGACGCTCTAGCAAATTTCCGTGAGCAATGGCAGCGAGAGTTAAAAATATCTCCGAAAAAAGAAGTACCCAGTCACTCAGCCAAGTCGTCAATTGACCATGAACTATCAACAGAAGATAGG GCCAAAGATTTATTCCTCAAAGGTATTGAGTACGAGAGAAATGGAGAGTTGTATgatgcaattaaattttataaacgcGCTGTATCATTGGTCCCGGACATCGAGTTCAGGTTATACGAGTCTATGAAACCAAAGATCAAAGAAAAGGTTGATAGTAGTGAAGAAAAACAGAAAATAATCGTTGATTCTGGCGATGCGTATGACAATGACGAGGTTGATGTCAGCGAAGATGGTGCGCTGGTTGCTAAACTATCGAGAATTGTCAATAGGAATCAGTGGGTCTGTTTTCCCCGCTTTGAGCAGAGC ATGACTCACATGTCTGCACTACCTCTGGAGATAATTTTGTACATTTTACGATGGGTCGTGTCATCAGAACTAGACATGCGTTCATTAGAAATGTTTTCTCGCGTTTGTCGCGGATTTTTCATCTCTGCACGGGACCCGGAGCTCTGGAGACTTGCCTGCGTTAGAGTCTGGGGAGTAAACTGCGGGCAGTATGAGCCTAGATATCGCTCCTGGAGGGATATGTACTTAAAACGTCCCAGGTTAAGGTTCCACGGATGCTACATCAGTAAAACGACGTACATTAGACAGGGAGAAAACAGTTTTCAGGATGAATTTTATCGGCCTTGGCATCTTGTTGAATATTTTAGATATATTAG ATTTTTTCCAGAAGGACGAGTTTTGATGTTAACATCAACGGACGATGCCCAAAGTTGTGTTAACGCATTAAAATATCGTAATCCGCGTAATCTTTCAGTGCTGGTTGGCCACTACAGGCTTCACGACAATCGCGTTACGTTGGTGATGAAAAAACAGGAGATTAAAAGTAATATTagcaataattacaaaaagaaaaaacgagAAGTTGTACACGATAGTGGGGAACAAACTTTTCACctg gaattggaaattcaaagttttcaCAAGAAAAACAACTGGCAATTGCCGTGGATTTGTTACAACATATTTACTCAGTACAAAAATGGCCAACAAGCGACAGCATGTCTGAATGTTTACAATCGTTACCCACCATTGAGATTCAGTAGAGTAAAGAGCTACACCCAAGAAAGCGAATTGCCACTGCAATAA